Genomic DNA from Lactococcus garvieae:
CAGCGCACACTGTACCAATAATAAAGAGTAGGATAAAGGTAAGGAGACGCTCCGCACTCAGGGCAGAGATGAAGACGAAAAACATTATAGAAAGAGCCAAGACTGGACGAAGTGCCAGTTTTTTTGGAAGGCTCTTTTTTTCTTCTGGAAGTGAAGAAAGTCCCAGAATAAGTGATACCACAATTAATGGAAGAAGGAATATATAAATATAACGCCAATCAAGAGCATTGGAAATGATGCCGCCATAAGTAGGACCAATCGCAGGGGCAATGGAAGTCGTTACTGTTCCCAACCCCATCATCATTCCTCTTTTTTCTAGGGGCGCTTTTGTTAAGATCAGGTGGAACATCAAGGGCAAGGCAATACCTGTACCTACACCTTGTAAAAGTCGTCCCACTAATAAAAGGAAAAAGTTAGGTGAGAAGCAATTTATTAATACCCCTAAGAAGAAGAAAATATTACCAGCTAAAAATAGCTTTCGAGAGGAGAAGCGTTGGTTAAAATAAGACGACAAAGGGATAATGATAGCAATAGCTAATAAGTATATCGTTGTTACCCACTGTATCTTTGATGTACTTAGTCCGAACTCATTGAGGAGCTGAGGAAAGGTCACATTCATGGCTGTTTCGATAAGCACGCCTGAAAATGACAGTAATCCTGCTGCAATCACAGCTCCTATAAGATTAAATTCTTTAGTTTTCTTCATGTAAGTATGTCCTCCTAATTTTAAACAAAAAGAGACGAAAATTATTATCCTAGAATAATAATTTCGCCTCTGTATAATATCAACATGTATTACATGTTATCTGTACGAAAATTTCAACTTTTATATTATAACGAGAAAGTATCAAAAAAGCAAATATAAAATTTCAAGAGAAATAATAAAATCAAAAA
This window encodes:
- a CDS encoding MFS transporter, giving the protein MKKTKEFNLIGAVIAAGLLSFSGVLIETAMNVTFPQLLNEFGLSTSKIQWVTTIYLLAIAIIIPLSSYFNQRFSSRKLFLAGNIFFFLGVLINCFSPNFFLLLVGRLLQGVGTGIALPLMFHLILTKAPLEKRGMMMGLGTVTTSIAPAIGPTYGGIISNALDWRYIYIFLLPLIVVSLILGLSSLPEEKKSLPKKLALRPVLALSIMFFVFISALSAERLLTFILLFIIGTVCAALFVRFNRKETLINLGILGNRKFVALLFSLLVYQGLLLGLSFILPNFIQVSAGYSSAIAGIFMFPGALLGAVLAPISGKILDRVGAKKPITFGLLTTSLGLVLLFAFIPTQSLYLLLAAHVVMMLGLGMSYSNLMTSSLSLLSTKELSDGNALVNTSQQFIGAVATAIVANILSLFQHNQGFKEGTSLGTSVILIIFFLLVIAGLFVSNTALKKKKI